In one window of Miscanthus floridulus cultivar M001 chromosome 12, ASM1932011v1, whole genome shotgun sequence DNA:
- the LOC136497125 gene encoding uncharacterized protein isoform X2, whose protein sequence is MERAVPVRKPHTNTADLLSWSATGPDASASPAASSRPSLKPAAGITPAMFGAPVTEQEAEDLSRSERKFCSGSKLKEMTGSGIFAEKSENGDSEASNPANKTSLRMYQQTVTGISQISFSADGSVSPKKPSSIPEVAKQRELSGTLEDADAKINKQLSEAKTKELSGSDIFGLPPEIPARPLAARNMELQGNVDFSLPQRSVHTSVKVSNPAGGPSNISFSEEPVVKTAKKIHNQKFQELTGNNIFKEDVPASAEKSLSSAKLKEMSGSDIFADGTPAPREYLGGIRKPPGGESSIALI, encoded by the exons ATGGAGAGGGCGGTACCGGTTCGGAAGCCGCACACCAACACGGCCGACCTTCTCTCCTGGTCGGCCACGGGCCCTGACGCATCTGCCTCGCCGGCGGCGTCCTCCCGCCCCAGCCTCAAG CCGGCGGCGGGGATTACGCCGGCGATGTTCGGCGCGCCAGTCACCGAGCAGGAGGCCGAGGATCTGAGCAGGAG TGAAAGGAAATTTTGCTCTGGCTCAAAGTTGAAAGAAATGACTGGGAGTGGGATTTTCGCTGAGAAGAGTGAAAATGGTGATTCAGAGGCTTCAAATCCTGCTAACAAGACTTCCTTGAGGATGTACCAG CAAACTGTGACTGGAATAAGCCAGATTTCATTTAGCGCCGACGGAAGTGTTTCACCGAAGAAGCCATCGTCGATACCTGAGGTGGCTAAGCAGCGAGAGCTTAGTGGTACCCTGGAAGATGCTGATGCTAAAATCAATAAGCAGCTTTCTGAAGCCAAGACCAAGGAGCTTAGTGGCAGTGACATCTTTGGTCTGCCTCCTGAGATTCCTGCCAGGCCATTGGCTGCTCGTAACATGGAGCTACAAGGAAATGTCGACTTTTCACTTCCCCAGCGAAGCGTCCACACATCAGTTAAAGTATCTAAT CCTGCCGGAGGTCCAAGCAACATCTCATTCAGTGAAGAGCCCGTAGTGAAGACAGCAAAGAAAATCCACAACCAGAAGTTCCAGGAGCTGACAGGTAACAACATCTTCAAGGAGGACGTCCCTGCCTCAGCTGAGAAGTCTCTGAGCTCTGCGAAGCTGAAGGAGATGAGCGGCAGTGACATCTTTGCCGATGGAACGCCAGCTCCCCGAGAATACCTTGGCGGCATCCGCAAGCCCCCTGGTGGCGAGAGCAGCATCGCCCTGATCTGA
- the LOC136497125 gene encoding uncharacterized protein isoform X1, which translates to MERAVPVRKPHTNTADLLSWSATGPDASASPAASSRPSLKVCCCLLIPALVCCELIVRPFPRYAADLGVMVCEQPAAGITPAMFGAPVTEQEAEDLSRSERKFCSGSKLKEMTGSGIFAEKSENGDSEASNPANKTSLRMYQQTVTGISQISFSADGSVSPKKPSSIPEVAKQRELSGTLEDADAKINKQLSEAKTKELSGSDIFGLPPEIPARPLAARNMELQGNVDFSLPQRSVHTSVKVSNPAGGPSNISFSEEPVVKTAKKIHNQKFQELTGNNIFKEDVPASAEKSLSSAKLKEMSGSDIFADGTPAPREYLGGIRKPPGGESSIALI; encoded by the exons ATGGAGAGGGCGGTACCGGTTCGGAAGCCGCACACCAACACGGCCGACCTTCTCTCCTGGTCGGCCACGGGCCCTGACGCATCTGCCTCGCCGGCGGCGTCCTCCCGCCCCAGCCTCAAGGTTTGTTGTTGCCTATTGATACCCGCGTTGGTGTGTTGTGAATTGATTGTTCGTCCCTTTCCGCGCTATGCGGCTGACTTGGGGGTGATGGTGTGCGAGCAGCCGGCGGCGGGGATTACGCCGGCGATGTTCGGCGCGCCAGTCACCGAGCAGGAGGCCGAGGATCTGAGCAGGAG TGAAAGGAAATTTTGCTCTGGCTCAAAGTTGAAAGAAATGACTGGGAGTGGGATTTTCGCTGAGAAGAGTGAAAATGGTGATTCAGAGGCTTCAAATCCTGCTAACAAGACTTCCTTGAGGATGTACCAG CAAACTGTGACTGGAATAAGCCAGATTTCATTTAGCGCCGACGGAAGTGTTTCACCGAAGAAGCCATCGTCGATACCTGAGGTGGCTAAGCAGCGAGAGCTTAGTGGTACCCTGGAAGATGCTGATGCTAAAATCAATAAGCAGCTTTCTGAAGCCAAGACCAAGGAGCTTAGTGGCAGTGACATCTTTGGTCTGCCTCCTGAGATTCCTGCCAGGCCATTGGCTGCTCGTAACATGGAGCTACAAGGAAATGTCGACTTTTCACTTCCCCAGCGAAGCGTCCACACATCAGTTAAAGTATCTAAT CCTGCCGGAGGTCCAAGCAACATCTCATTCAGTGAAGAGCCCGTAGTGAAGACAGCAAAGAAAATCCACAACCAGAAGTTCCAGGAGCTGACAGGTAACAACATCTTCAAGGAGGACGTCCCTGCCTCAGCTGAGAAGTCTCTGAGCTCTGCGAAGCTGAAGGAGATGAGCGGCAGTGACATCTTTGCCGATGGAACGCCAGCTCCCCGAGAATACCTTGGCGGCATCCGCAAGCCCCCTGGTGGCGAGAGCAGCATCGCCCTGATCTGA